In Trichoderma asperellum chromosome 1, complete sequence, a single window of DNA contains:
- a CDS encoding uncharacterized protein (SECRETED:SignalP(1-20)~TransMembrane:1 (n7-15c20/21o553-575i)~CAZy:AA1), with amino-acid sequence MNGFTRAAALFAASLGLASAATVNYDFNITWVTANPDGAFPRPVIGINNQWPIPRIEANVGDRIIINVNNQLGNQSTSLHFHGMYQNGTTHMDGPVGVSQCQIPPGYSFQYNFTINQPGTYWYHSHHNAQYPDGLRGPLIVHDPKFPYQKEVDHELVLTLSDWYHDQMATLLPTFMSKNNPTGAEPVPKAVLMNETQNLTISVEPNKTYMFRVLNIGAFAGQYVWIEGHTMRIIEVDGIYTEAAEAEMVYIAAAQRVSFLLTTKNDTSANFPIISSMDTTLFDTLPEDLNYNATGWLTYDPKADFPEAALIDELNPFDDMDLVPYDRMKLLPEPDQVVQLDIIMDNLRDGKNYAFFDNITYTHPKVPTLYTALSTGDLADNVAVYGEYTRSFVLQRGEIVQIVVNNLDSGRHPVHLHGHAFQAIHRSEEEAGTFADENLSESDFISVPMRRDTLVMWPNGNIVMRFRADNPGVWLFHCHLEWHVASGLLATFVEAPLDIQKQLTIPDDHLSVCAASNTLTKGNAAGNTADFLDLSGQNKPPGTIPGGFTPRGIVALVFSCVTGILGVIVVAWYGLSTPMEIVPLEVSHIIEKSDAPQTTGGVTGGAFKDEVSSSHNAVDGGSSSRR; translated from the exons ATGAACGGCTTCACACGAGCGGCGGCTTTGTTTGCCGCCTCTCTGGGCCTTGCCAGCGCGGCCACTGTCAACTATGACTTCAACATTACTTGGGTCACTGCCAATCCAGACGGAGCGTTCCCACGTCCCGTCATTGGCATCAATAACCAATGGCCCATTCCTCGTATCGAGGCAAATGTCGGCGATCGTATCATCATCAACGTCAACAACCAGCTTGGTAATCAGTCTACTTCCCTGCATTTTCACGGCATGTACCAAAATGGAACAACGCACATGGACGGCCCTGTGGGTGTGTCTCAATGCCAGATTCCTCCGGGATATTCTTTCCAATACAACTTTACT ATCAACCAGCCGGGCACATATTGGTACCACTCTCATCACAATGCCCAGTATCCTGACGGTCTCCGTGGTCCTCTCATTGTTCACGATCCTAAATTCCCTTACCAAAAGGAAGTTGATCATGAACTTGTCCTGACTCTCTCAGACTGGTACCACGACCAGATGGCCACTCTTCTCCCAACTTTCATGTCAAAGAACAACCCAACGGGTGCTGAGCCGGTGCCCAAAGCCGTGCTCATGAACGAAACCCAAAATCTGACCATTTCCGTTGAGCCCAATAAGACTTACATGTTCCGCGTCCTCAATATTGGTGCGTTTGCTGGACAATACGTCTGGATAGAAGGGCACACGATGCGCATTATCGAAGTCGACGGCATATACACCGAGGCCGCCGAAGCTGAGATGGTCTACATCGCCGCTGCTCAACGAGTCAGCTTCCTCCTTACCACCAAGAACGACACTTCTGCCAACTTCCCCATAATTTCTAGCATGGACACT ACTCTGTTTGACACTTTGCCCGAGGATCTCAACTACAACGCCACAGGATGGCTGACGTACGACCCCAAAGCCGACTTCCCCGAAGCCGCGCTCATTGATGAACTCAACCCCTTTGATGACATGGACCTCGTACCATATGATAgaatgaagctgctgcctgAGCCGGACCAAGTCGTCCAGCTCGACATCATCATGGACAACCTCCGCGATGGAAAGAACTATGCCTTCTTCGACAACATCACCTACACTCATCCCAAAGTGCCCACTCTCTACACAGCCCTCTCCACAGGCGACCTCGCAGACAACGTCGCCGTCTACGGAGAGTACACCCGCTCCTTTGTCCTCCAAAGGGGTGAAATCGTCCAGATTGTCGTCAACAACCTCGACTCTGGCCGCCATCCCGTCCATCTCCACGGCCACGCTTTCCAGGCCATTCACCGCTCTGAGGAAGAAGCCGGCACTTTTGCCGATGAGAATCTCTCCGAGAGCGACTTCATCAGCGTGCCTATGCGGCGAGACACACTCGTCATGTGGCCGAATGGCAATATCGTCATGCGCTTCAGGGCCGATAATCCCG GAGTTTGGCTTTTCCACTGCCATCTTGAGTGGCACGTTGCCTCTGGCCTTCTCGCCACCTTTGTTGAAGCTCCGCTAGACATCCAGAAGCAGTTGACCATTCCCGACGACCATCTGTCTGTTTGCGCTGCTTCCAATACGCTCACAAAGGGCAATGCTGCAGGCAACACTGCTGACTTCTTGGACCTCTCCGGCCAGAATAAGCCTCCCGGCACAATCCCCGGAGG TTTCACCCCCCGCGGCATCGTCGCCCTCGTATTCAGCTGCGTCACTGGCATCCTCGGTGTCATCGTCGTAGCCTGGTACGGCCTCTCCACACCAATGGAGATTGTACCCCTCGAAGTCTCTCACATAATTGAAAAGTCAGACGCTCCTCAAACAACCGGCGGTGTCACTGGCGGTGCATTCAAAGATGAAGTGTCGTCGAGCCATAACGCTGTTGACGGGGGTTCTTCTTCGAGAAGATGA
- a CDS encoding uncharacterized protein (TransMembrane:4 (i51-71o83-102i123-145o186-205i)~BUSCO:EOG092D3QR7): MSAPRTRRRAAQEKLEQVSDDDRSPAVVDGNGSAHDAPEASDSDSGSDENIFLFWPNIIGYCRIVLAIASLYYMPLHPRTCSLLYSISCLLDALDGYAARAFNQSTRFGAVLDMVTDRCTTSCLLVFLSSAFPRWAIIFQSLIALDFSSHYMHMYATLVVGGSDSSHKNIDKSQSWLLNLYYTNKTVLFVFCLFNEVFFIALYLLSFSSPLLSPHLIKSVEETSGGLIQPGVPVNTSLLRQLFPDPFSAAALEIARANKMDSTLPWIITGISFPIMLAKQIINVVQLVKASRWLAEVDIKSRKAKGLGKKARTA, translated from the exons ATGTCGGCACCCAGGACTCGGAGAAGAGCTGCCCAGGAAAAGCTCGAGCAGGTCTCTGACGACGACCGCTCCCCGGCCGTTGTAGATGGCAATGGCTCAGCTCACGATGCGCCGGAAGCCTCGGATTCTGATTCTGGCAGCGACGAGAACATTTTTCTGTTCTGGCCCAACATTATAG GCTACTGCCGAATCGTCCTTGCTATTGCATCTCTCTACTACATGCCACTGCACCCTCGTACCTGTTCGCTTCTCTATAGCATTTCATGCTTGCTCGACGCTCTCGACGGGTATGCTGCGCGAGCTTTTAACCAGTCGACTCGCTTTGGCGCTGTCTTGGACATGGTCACGGACCGCTGCACTACCTCGTGCTTGCTGGTCTTCTTGTCCTCGGCCTTCCCGCGATGggccatcatcttccagaGCTTGATTGCACTCGACTTCTCCAGCCACTACATGCACATGTACGCTACTTTGGTTGTGGGCGGCTCTGATTCTAGCCACAAGAATATCGACAAGAGCCAGAGCTGGCTTCTGAACTTGTACTACACCAACAAG ACCGTACTGTTTGTTTTCTGTCTCTTCAACGAAGTCTTCTTCATTGCGCTCTATCTCCTGTCCTTCTCGTCGCCGCTCCTCTCGCCCCACCTTATCAAGAGCGTGGAGGAGACCAGCGGTGGTCTGATCCAGCCAGGCGTGCCGGTCAACACATCCCTGCTACGACAACTGTTCCCCGATCCTttcagcgccgccgccctcGAGATTGCCCGAGCCAACAAAATGGATTCTACCCTCCCCTGGATCATCACTGGTATTAGCTTTCCTATCATGCTGGCCAAGCAAATCATCAACGTGGTGCAGCTGGTCAAGGCAAGCCGGTGGCTTGCCGAGGTTGACATCAAGTCACGGAAAGCCAAGGGACTGGGCAAGAAGGCGAGAACGGCTTAA
- the QNS1 gene encoding glutamine-dependent NAD(+) synthetase (BUSCO:EOG092D0VUY), whose translation MAQLITLATCSLNQWAMDWEGNLARIRTSILKAKEAGATLRTGPELEISGYGCLDHFLESDTYNHSMDMLSKILTDTSLHGILLDIGLPVMHRGCRYNCRAIILDGKLLCLRPKIYLANDGNFRENRFFTPWNRPRYVEQYNLPPQIQQHQGTRQIPIGDVILSLNDTTVAAETCEELFTPQAPHINMGLNGVEIFTNSSGSHHSLRKLNERISLIQEATRKNGGIYLYANQSGCDGDRLLYDGCSMIVVNGDIVAQGAQFSLLDVEVVTATVDLEEVRAYRFAPSRNFQAVQAPVYERIEVDFTLSHDSLRILEVPTPIKPPRYHLPEEEIALGPACWLWDYLRRSKTAGYLVPLSGGIDSCATAVIVYSMCRLVVQAVKDGNQEVIADVKRLAAFSDKLPDTPEEFCNQIFHTVFMGMAAQSSKETRQRAKDLASRIGSYHTDMNIDDTFHATKNLLTQGTGFEPKFKVHGGSVAENLALQNIQSRSRMVIAYYYAQMLPTVRQRPGGGGLLVLGSSNVDECLRGYLTKYDCSSADLNPIGSISKSDLKRFIAWAGKNFDLPILEEFIHAIPTAELEPITENYVQSDEADMGMTYDELSRFGSLRKQYKLGPYGMFLRLLNEWGGHGKLSPREIADKVKRFHHYHFLNRHKQVVATPAYHAESYSPDDHRFDLRPFLYPSAFESWSFKKIDERVAALEKALERRQANA comes from the exons ATGGCGCAGCTAATCACTTTGGCAACATGCTCCCTCAACCAGTGGGCAATGGACTGGGAGGGCAACCTTGCTCGAATCCGTACAAGTATCCTCAAAGCTAAAGAAGCCGGAGCTACCTTGCGAACTGGTCCTGAGCTGGAAATAAGCGGTTATGGATG TCTTGACCACTTTCTGGAGTCTGATACCTATAATCATTCAATGGATATGCTATCAAAAATTCTAACGGATACTTCCCTCCATGGCATTCTCCTTGATATAGGTTTACCGGTTATGCACCGTGGCTGCCGATACAACTGTCGTGCAATTATCCTTGACGGAAAGCTCCTGTGTCTTCGCCCCAAGATATATCTAGCCAACGATGG AAACTTTAGAGAAAACCGATTCTTTACTCCGTGGAATCGGCCCAGATATGTTGAGCAGTACAATCTTCCGCCTCAAATCCAGCAACATCAGGGAACACGGCAGATCCCCATCGGCGACGTCATCTTATCTCTGAATGATACTACCGTTGCCGCCGAAACTTGTGAAGAGCTCTTCACCCCTCAGGCACCACACATCAACAT GGGCTTAAACGGCGTTGAAATCTTCACCAACAGCTCTGGTTCGCATCATAGCTTGCGAAAGCTCAACGAGCGAATTTCCTTGATTCAGGAGGCTACCCGGAAAAACGGTGGCATCTACCTCTACGCAAACCAGTCTG GTTGTGATGGTGATCGTCTCCTCTATGATGGCTGCTCAATGATTGTGGTCAACGGCGACATTGTTGCTCAGGGCGCGCAATTCAGCTTGCTAGATGTTGAGGTGGTGACAGCGACAGTCGACCTCGAGGAAGTGCGAGCCTACCGATTTGCTCCATCTCGCAATTTCCAAGCCGTGCAAGCACCAGTGTACGAAAGAATCGAGGTTGACTTTACGCTCTCCCATGATAGCCTCAGAATCCTCGAAGTCCCGACTCCCATTAAGCCCCCAAGATATCACCTCCCAGAGGAAGAAATT GCTCTCGGTCCCGCATGCTGGCTCTGGGATTACT TACGACGAAGTAAAACTGCGGGCTATCTAGTTCCTCTATCGGGAGGCATCGATTCCTGCGCGACGGCTGTCATCGTCTATAGCATGTGCCGACTCGTAGTCCAGGCCGTCAAAGATGGCAATCAAGAAGTGATTGCGGACGTCAAAAGACTCGCTGCTTTCTCTGATAAATTGCCTGATACACCAGAGGAATTTTGTAATCAGATATTCCACACCGTCTTCATGGGAATGGCCGCTCAGAGCAGCAAAGAAACTCGACAACGTGCCAAAGATCTTGCCAGCCGTATTGGTAGCTACCATACAGACATGAATATCGACGATACTTTCCACGCCACAAAGAACTTGCTCACGCAGGGCACAGGATTTGAGCCCAAGTTCAAGGTCCACGGAGGGTCCGTCGCTGAGAACT TGGCATTGCAAAATATTCAAAGCCGCTCTCGCATGGTCATCGCCTACTACTATGCGCAGATGCTGCCAACCGTCCGGCAACGGCCGGGAGGAGGCGGTCTACTGGTTCTTGGATCCAGCAACGTCGACGAATGCCTTCGAGGAT ATCTCACAAAATACGACTGCAGCTCTGCCGACCTTAATCCAATCGGTTCTATCAGCAAATCTGACCT TAAACGATTCATTGCCTGGGCAGGCAAAAACTTTGACCTCCCTATCTTGGAAGAGTTCATCCACGCCATTC CCACGGCTGAACTTGAGCCCATTACTGAAAACTACGTGCAAAGCGATGAAG CTGATATGGGCATGACCTACGACGAATTATCACGTTTTGGT TCATTACGTAAACAGTATAAACTTGGGCCATACGGCATGTTCCTGAGACTCCTCAACGAATGGGGCGGCCACGGCAAACTGAGTCCTCGCGAGATCGCCGACAAGGTGAAGCGCTTCCACCATTATCATTTTCTTAACCGCCATAAGCAAGTAGTGGCGACACCAGCCTACCATGCTGAGAGCTACTCGCCGGACGATCATCGATTCGATCTCCGCCCCTTTCTTTACCCCTCTGCGTTCGAGAGCTGGTCGTTCAAGAAGATTGACGAAAGGGTGGCGGCTTTAGAAAAGGCCCTGGAGAGGCGACAAGCAAACGCATAA